In Puntigrus tetrazona isolate hp1 chromosome 7, ASM1883169v1, whole genome shotgun sequence, the following are encoded in one genomic region:
- the snrpf gene encoding small nuclear ribonucleoprotein F, with translation MSLPLNPKPFLNGLTGKPVMVKLKWGMEYKGYLVSVDGYMNMQLANTEEYVDGALAGHLGEVLIRCNNVLYIRGVEEEEEDGEMRE, from the exons agtttgcCGCTGAACCCCAAGCCCTTTCTGAACGGTCTCACGGGAAAGCCTGTGATGGTGAAGCTGAAGTGGGGTATGGAGTACAAGGGCTACCTGGTGTCCGTGGATGGCTACATGAACATGCAG CTGGCCAACACAGAAGAGTATGTGGACGGAGCATTAGCGGGTCATCTTGGCGAGGTGCTCATCAG gtgtaataatgttttgtacATAAGAGGAgtagaagaagaggaagaagatggCGAGATGAGAGAATGA